Part of the Deltaproteobacteria bacterium genome is shown below.
TTCAGCAGCACCTCGTGGATCGCCGGCCGCTCCGCCGACGAGACCGCCGCGCTCTGGGATTACTTCACGCAGAAGTACGGCCGGCCGTGCTGGACGTACGTCACCGGCATGTCGATGGGCGGCGCCGCGAGTCACATCGCCGCCGAGCGCTACCCGGACCGCTTCGATGGCTCGCTCGCGCTGTGCGGGAGCGCGGGGTTCGTGGAGGGGGCGATGGAGCTGGCCGACTACTTCGCCGCGGGCGCCTACGTCGCGGGCATCACGCAGGCGGAGTTCGACGCCAGCACGGACGCCGGCAGCCTCGTACCGTCTCGTATCCTTCCAGCCCTGCAAAGCCCGGCTGCGCACGAACGGTTCGAAAGCATCATGCTCGACCTGACGGGAGGGCCCAGGGCGTTCGATCGCGAAGGCTTTCGCCTCGAAGAGGATACGAACTGGCGCCGCGCGCAGCTGCTCGTCGCGCTCCACATCGCGCCGAACGCCGGGACGGTGTACCGGCTCGGCCCGCTGAGCACCGTCTCGAGCGACGAGTTCAACCGCGCGGCGATCCGGCTCCCGACCAACGACGCGCTGCTGCGCTCGTTCACCGAGGGCAACGAGACCACGGGCGGCTTCGAGATGCCTCTCCTGTCGCTCTACGCCACGGGCGACGGGCAGGTGCCCATCGAGCAGGCGAGGATCCTCCGGCGACGCGTGGACGCCGCTGCGAAGAGCGACCTGCTGGTGCAACGTGTGCTCCGCGATGCGAGCCACTGCGGATTTTCGAACGCGGAGCAGGAAGCGTCGTTCGAAGCGCTGGTCGGCTGGGTCGAGCACGGCGTGAAACCGGAGGGGCAGGACGTCCTCGTCGACGACCTGCGCACGCTGGGCGGGCAGTTCGAGCTCGCCCCGCGTCCAGGAACGCCGGAGGCCGAGGCGGTGCCGGGCGCGGCGGAGCGTGTCGTCGTCCACGGCGGTCTCACGCTCGACGGCGCGCCGTTCGACGCCAGGTTCCTGGGCGCCATCGTGCGGCGGGACGGGCTGGTCACGCCGTGTCAGTACACGCTGGCGTCCGTCGATGACGGTCGCTACGAGATCACGGTGCTCGCCGACGCCGAGGCGAGCGGCTGCGGCGCGCCGGGAGCGGAGATCCTGCTCTGGGCGTTTGCCCGCAACCAGAGGCTGTTCAGTCGCGAGTCGCTGGCATGGCCGGGGAACGGAGGCACCGCCACCTTCGATGCGAGCTTCTCGGTGTCGGCGCCCGACGGCGGCGCGCCGCCCACGTCCGACTTCATCGGCGAGGTCTTCCGTCGCGCCGGCGAGCGGCTCCCGCCCGGTACCCGCGTCGAAGCGTACGCCGGCGACGTGCGCTGCGGCGTCGCCTCGACCCGGCGCACCGGGAACTACTCGGGGTACATCCTGTCCGTCGTCGGCCCCGATTCGGTCGCCGGATGCGACCGCGACGGGACCCCGACCTTCCGCATCGACGGCCAGCCGGCGACCAACGCGCCTGGCGGAGGGCACACACTCGATCTGATCCTGCGGCGAGGGCCGAGCAGCAGGGGAGCCTGTTCGCGAACGTACGGTTGAAGGGCATCGATCATTGCGCCCGGCGCGCTCCCTGCGCTAGGAGGGCCCGCATGGTCCCGGTCCAGCGGCTCACCCACGTCGGCATCTGCGTCTC
Proteins encoded:
- a CDS encoding alpha/beta hydrolase, with product MPTIPIGNGLLRVAFASVLAAASQPEAACASNRGADTTAVENVRALLSSACRCTGATSHGRYLHCANGIVRAALWGGSKALRPTPSPVALRQEPGGGSRCIDTTAVESVRALVSSACEGVGARARGRYLRCAKGIVRASLRAGPIPRPVPAPVAFRQEPEGVTLGDPAFEALPGARADFGRLGGAVYQIEVPEKWNRRLVLFMHGWEELRPEAHVSAPDIRTDLILHGYAWGASSFSSTSWIAGRSADETAALWDYFTQKYGRPCWTYVTGMSMGGAASHIAAERYPDRFDGSLALCGSAGFVEGAMELADYFAAGAYVAGITQAEFDASTDAGSLVPSRILPALQSPAAHERFESIMLDLTGGPRAFDREGFRLEEDTNWRRAQLLVALHIAPNAGTVYRLGPLSTVSSDEFNRAAIRLPTNDALLRSFTEGNETTGGFEMPLLSLYATGDGQVPIEQARILRRRVDAAAKSDLLVQRVLRDASHCGFSNAEQEASFEALVGWVEHGVKPEGQDVLVDDLRTLGGQFELAPRPGTPEAEAVPGAAERVVVHGGLTLDGAPFDARFLGAIVRRDGLVTPCQYTLASVDDGRYEITVLADAEASGCGAPGAEILLWAFARNQRLFSRESLAWPGNGGTATFDASFSVSAPDGGAPPTSDFIGEVFRRAGERLPPGTRVEAYAGDVRCGVASTRRTGNYSGYILSVVGPDSVAGCDRDGTPTFRIDGQPATNAPGGGHTLDLILRRGPSSRGACSRTYG